One Paenibacillus sp. FSL H7-0737 DNA segment encodes these proteins:
- a CDS encoding CPBP family intramembrane glutamic endopeptidase, which translates to MNNKSDFFRFERKNDDFPFYSELSSPSLNLKSSLIFLVSVAVGFALFLIMFGGPNVQPFMNVIFPLAAVIFVARSQWTSLFRKLVAKDILLILGTYVANLIVTGIVGFLITKLFSTSANPATDSFNGNFADAIPFFLRTIPMLFGEELITILPFLVVLSFGVKKLKMSRKSAIILACIVSAILFGAYHLPTYNWNIVQAILGIGIARIVLLYPYLKTKNIWTSFIVHVMNDWTMFALAFWASTR; encoded by the coding sequence ATGAATAATAAAAGTGATTTTTTCAGATTTGAGCGTAAAAATGATGATTTCCCGTTCTACAGTGAACTGTCATCGCCTAGTCTAAATTTGAAGAGCAGCCTCATTTTTCTCGTTTCTGTCGCGGTTGGTTTTGCTCTGTTTCTTATTATGTTTGGAGGTCCCAATGTACAGCCCTTTATGAATGTGATTTTTCCTTTAGCAGCAGTAATCTTTGTGGCACGAAGTCAATGGACATCATTATTCAGAAAATTAGTAGCTAAAGATATTCTTTTGATTCTTGGAACTTACGTTGCGAATTTGATTGTGACAGGTATTGTCGGTTTCCTTATTACGAAATTGTTTAGTACGAGCGCTAATCCCGCAACCGATAGTTTCAATGGTAATTTTGCTGATGCTATTCCGTTCTTCTTGAGAACGATCCCGATGCTGTTTGGTGAAGAATTAATCACGATACTTCCATTCTTGGTCGTGCTATCATTTGGAGTTAAGAAACTTAAGATGAGTAGAAAGTCTGCTATAATTTTAGCCTGCATAGTTTCAGCTATTTTATTTGGGGCATACCATTTACCAACGTATAATTGGAATATTGTCCAAGCTATTCTCGGTATTGGTATTGCACGGATCGTTCTGCTATATCCATATCTTAAGACTAAAAATATATGGACATCGTTTATAGTGCACGTGATGAATGACTGGACAATGTTTGCTTTGGCCTTTTGGGCATCCACTCGCTAA
- a CDS encoding NCS2 family permease: MNRFFKLKENGTTVRTEIMAGLTTFMAMAYILSVNPSTLTAFGRIDMGWYSVFLATALAAGIFTIAMGVFINFPVALAPGMGLNAYFASVILSSATSEHPFTWQMGLTAVFISGLIFILLTVTRVRQILLTAIPDSLKHAITVGIGMFITILGLKNSGLMTIGVEAGKDIPANTFTDVLSFETIIHMGSLENSNVQLVIIGLLLISILMVLNVKGAILFGILGTTVAGMLMGVVDFSALSSPATPWVPDFTQLNFFQFDWDGILHTGIVSAIATFTFVELFDTFGTLVGTAQRAGIMDNPEEGNRRVGNAMFVDAVAVAGGAALGTSTTTAFVESAAGVAEGGRTGLTAVTTGVCFLLALFLAPVVALIPGSATAAALIVVGVLMAQSIRQIDFQDMVVAIPAFLTLVIMPFTYNIANGISFGIVTYVILASVANLAGKKKYDIHWMMWVLAILIVLRYVFLGSEG; this comes from the coding sequence TTGAATCGGTTTTTCAAGTTGAAAGAGAACGGCACCACAGTTCGTACAGAAATCATGGCGGGCTTGACCACGTTCATGGCAATGGCTTACATCTTGTCGGTTAATCCGAGTACTTTAACAGCATTTGGCCGTATTGATATGGGCTGGTACTCTGTATTTCTAGCGACGGCGCTGGCAGCAGGTATTTTCACCATCGCAATGGGCGTGTTCATAAACTTTCCAGTGGCGTTGGCACCTGGTATGGGACTTAACGCATATTTTGCTTCCGTAATTCTATCTTCCGCCACATCAGAGCATCCATTCACTTGGCAAATGGGTCTGACAGCCGTATTTATTTCCGGTTTGATCTTTATCTTGCTGACTGTAACTCGAGTGCGACAGATCTTACTAACTGCAATTCCTGACAGCTTGAAACATGCGATTACAGTAGGTATCGGGATGTTCATTACGATCCTTGGTCTTAAGAACAGTGGACTCATGACGATTGGTGTTGAAGCCGGTAAAGACATTCCTGCTAACACTTTCACAGATGTCCTTTCCTTTGAAACTATCATTCACATGGGTAGCCTAGAGAATTCCAATGTCCAATTGGTAATTATCGGACTTCTTCTAATCTCTATCCTGATGGTATTGAACGTTAAAGGTGCGATTTTATTCGGTATCTTGGGAACAACTGTCGCTGGTATGTTGATGGGCGTAGTTGATTTCAGCGCATTGTCCAGTCCGGCAACGCCTTGGGTTCCTGATTTCACACAATTGAACTTCTTCCAATTTGACTGGGATGGTATCCTGCACACAGGTATTGTTTCAGCGATTGCAACCTTCACATTTGTAGAGTTGTTTGATACATTTGGTACACTTGTAGGTACGGCTCAACGCGCTGGTATTATGGATAACCCTGAAGAAGGTAATAGACGTGTAGGTAATGCAATGTTTGTCGATGCAGTTGCTGTAGCAGGTGGTGCGGCACTGGGTACTTCGACTACTACTGCTTTTGTAGAAAGCGCGGCAGGTGTTGCTGAAGGTGGACGTACAGGTCTTACAGCTGTAACAACTGGCGTATGTTTCTTGCTTGCATTGTTCCTTGCTCCAGTGGTTGCTCTTATTCCTGGATCTGCTACAGCCGCAGCATTGATCGTCGTAGGTGTGCTGATGGCACAATCGATCCGTCAAATCGATTTTCAAGATATGGTTGTTGCGATTCCAGCCTTCCTAACACTTGTAATCATGCCTTTCACTTATAATATTGCTAACGGTATCTCCTTTGGTATCGTAACTTATGTAATCCTTGCTTCTGTTGCTAACCTTGCAGGTAAGAAGAAATACGATATTCACTGGATGATGTGGGTACTTGCGATCCTGATCGTTCTCCGTTATGTATTCCTTGGTAGCGAGGGCTAA
- a CDS encoding glycosyltransferase family 39 protein yields MLSTRFSNWSSYFKSNPWPLLLFLLGAVIRIFYFGSIPGGLNQDEASIGYDAYAILHYGIDRNGIHLPIHLIAWGSGQNALYAYLSMPFILLFGLTPMSVRAVSLIMGLLGMLVFYLLSKELFTSRTAGIVAMFFIAINPWHIMMSRWALESNLFPTLILLSVYMLLKSFQIPKWSYGFTIMLALSLYAYGTSYFFVPIFALGAGILLFYTRALKLRTILWNCALFILMALPIFLFIMINRLSLEGILTPLFSIPRLTTPRVEQVTSIFGGQLLHTALSNFREFLKILISGSDGLPWNSISPYGYAYPIALPFVLIGLIFMLTTIRNRGRERTGLLVILLWLFVSVLMTFVTNVNINRMNVIFYPIILLIVAGFMWLSKKVKVLGILSAVTFSLFFVLFTTVYFREYPKEIGPAFYESFGEAIQYASEESAGNIYVTDKVNMPYIYVLFYEQINPHNFLANVNYSNPGGAFQQVSSFGRYRFGHSSIVPGETATYILWNGDPIPAESDNYSVKRFANYTVVTAKTGGVEGISEFTNGGFEEGISGWSFSSGTGVATNNPYNGSYLAYLDPGFDKTITQSIRIAEPGEYKLGIMVSAGGEEGRVGVRVNGVVRAEAEIPASEVYQELTLPMVSIGQNEQTEIFIKGGKGWINIDEVRLER; encoded by the coding sequence ATGTTGTCCACAAGATTTAGCAATTGGTCTTCTTATTTTAAAAGTAATCCTTGGCCTCTCTTATTGTTTTTGCTGGGGGCTGTGATTCGCATTTTTTACTTTGGTTCGATTCCAGGTGGCTTGAATCAGGATGAGGCATCTATAGGTTATGATGCTTACGCTATTCTTCATTATGGAATAGACCGCAATGGTATTCATTTACCTATTCACCTCATTGCTTGGGGAAGCGGACAGAATGCACTTTATGCTTACTTATCAATGCCTTTCATATTATTGTTCGGACTTACTCCAATGTCTGTACGTGCGGTTAGCTTAATCATGGGTCTACTGGGTATGCTCGTATTCTATCTTCTTTCCAAAGAGCTATTTACTTCCAGAACTGCTGGTATTGTGGCGATGTTTTTTATCGCAATTAATCCTTGGCATATTATGATGTCAAGATGGGCACTGGAATCTAATTTATTCCCCACCCTGATTCTGCTCTCCGTTTATATGTTACTTAAATCATTTCAAATTCCGAAGTGGTCTTATGGCTTTACAATTATGCTTGCCCTTTCACTTTATGCCTATGGAACATCCTATTTTTTTGTGCCGATATTTGCTTTAGGTGCTGGAATTCTTCTATTCTATACAAGAGCACTAAAGCTTCGGACCATTCTATGGAACTGTGCTCTGTTTATATTAATGGCACTCCCAATCTTCCTATTTATTATGATCAATCGATTGTCGCTAGAGGGGATTTTGACCCCATTGTTCTCAATTCCGAGATTGACAACGCCGCGTGTGGAACAGGTAACTTCTATATTCGGAGGGCAACTATTACATACAGCATTAAGCAATTTCCGGGAATTTTTGAAGATATTAATTAGCGGATCTGATGGTTTGCCTTGGAATTCGATTTCACCTTATGGATACGCGTATCCTATTGCGTTACCCTTTGTACTTATAGGACTTATATTTATGTTAACGACAATACGGAACCGTGGTCGTGAGCGGACGGGACTGCTCGTTATTTTACTTTGGTTGTTTGTTTCCGTTTTGATGACCTTTGTTACGAACGTAAACATTAATCGGATGAATGTGATTTTCTATCCAATCATTTTGCTGATTGTTGCAGGGTTTATGTGGTTAAGCAAGAAAGTAAAAGTATTAGGAATTCTGTCGGCTGTAACCTTTAGCTTATTTTTTGTTCTATTCACTACAGTTTATTTCCGTGAATATCCTAAAGAGATAGGACCAGCTTTCTATGAATCTTTCGGTGAGGCTATACAATATGCTTCTGAAGAGAGTGCTGGGAACATCTACGTGACTGATAAAGTTAATATGCCTTATATTTATGTGCTTTTTTATGAGCAGATCAATCCCCATAATTTCTTAGCAAACGTTAATTATTCTAATCCTGGAGGTGCATTTCAGCAGGTGTCTTCCTTTGGGAGATATAGATTTGGACATTCAAGCATAGTTCCGGGAGAGACAGCGACATATATCTTGTGGAATGGTGATCCCATTCCTGCTGAAAGCGATAATTATTCGGTTAAACGGTTTGCCAACTATACTGTTGTGACCGCTAAGACTGGGGGAGTAGAGGGAATCTCGGAATTTACAAATGGAGGATTTGAAGAGGGGATATCAGGCTGGAGCTTCTCATCCGGTACGGGTGTGGCGACCAATAATCCTTATAATGGAAGTTATTTGGCTTATCTTGATCCGGGATTTGACAAAACGATTACACAATCTATCAGAATAGCAGAACCTGGAGAATATAAGCTTGGTATAATGGTTAGTGCTGGTGGAGAAGAAGGAAGGGTTGGCGTCCGAGTTAATGGCGTAGTGCGGGCGGAGGCTGAAATACCTGCTAGTGAGGTTTATCAAGAGCTTACACTTCCAATGGTATCTATCGGTCAGAATGAACAAACTGAAATTTTTATTAAAGGCGGTAAAGGCTGGATTAACATAGACGAGGTGAGGTTGGAACGATGA
- a CDS encoding glycosyltransferase 87 family protein, which produces MIKSTRTAAVTVLMLLLFLLPVTSIYADGNLLQNPGFEEGGEDAPSNWTKDMWISGDNSGILSIQSDEVHSGSKAAVIENIEPNHLKWVQTIKATPDSYYKISGWIKVVSTAGEGMGANILAVGVGGGYPSVTDTAGEWQYLEYIGQTGPKQKEFGIGASLGGYSSLIQGKAYFDDLSVEKLDAAPEGANVISLDSAAVSQDAGGKKADTPHKVSPTKMLLISALFSVFFAVLYTKAFRSEKLIKQPENVYSKWLSIAIGVAFILRVWIGLTAQGYQNDMNTFIAWGQRMVDLGPGKFYEEGYFADYPPGYLYILYILSFIRGVFGFAHGSGGENLLFKLPAIISDLVLGFFIYKMSRKKLGSGIAFGLTLLFLFNPAVLVNSAAWGQADSFFLIFLLLSIHGAANKKFVQSAILFAIATLIKPQALIFTPVLLFAFYHHRAWKQLGFGALYGLAIFGLLAAPFFWNNGGLVGLINLYKSTLSSYPYSSVNAFNLYALTDPMWSSLDLTWLGITYRVWGFIFILVAVAIATFYSFKKDRLDLSKSYFIGMALIVVVFVLGTKMHERYMFPAVILCMFTYIASRDRRFLFLFLGFSLTQYINVAYTLTHLNAGVNPGTDGIVLVTSIANLSLLLYMLYIGYDVYVRGGVKPLPAPPTPEEKYEEDLKVVEQIRPHQKGGRLKR; this is translated from the coding sequence ATGATCAAGAGTACACGTACGGCCGCAGTGACTGTATTGATGCTGTTATTGTTTTTGCTTCCTGTAACAAGCATTTATGCAGATGGAAATCTATTGCAGAACCCTGGATTTGAGGAGGGAGGAGAGGACGCTCCTTCTAACTGGACTAAGGATATGTGGATTTCTGGAGACAACTCTGGCATACTTTCAATCCAATCGGACGAGGTTCACTCCGGTAGTAAAGCGGCAGTCATTGAGAATATCGAGCCCAATCATTTGAAATGGGTGCAGACGATTAAGGCAACGCCGGACAGCTATTATAAAATCTCTGGATGGATCAAAGTAGTAAGTACCGCAGGCGAGGGAATGGGCGCCAATATACTTGCCGTTGGAGTAGGCGGGGGTTATCCCAGCGTAACGGATACGGCAGGAGAGTGGCAGTATCTTGAATACATAGGCCAGACAGGACCTAAGCAGAAAGAATTCGGCATAGGTGCAAGTTTGGGGGGCTACTCCAGCTTGATTCAAGGTAAAGCTTATTTTGATGATTTGTCTGTAGAAAAATTAGACGCTGCTCCCGAAGGGGCCAACGTCATTTCGCTGGATAGTGCAGCAGTTAGTCAGGATGCTGGTGGCAAAAAAGCGGATACCCCACATAAGGTATCTCCAACCAAGATGCTGCTGATCTCAGCGCTTTTCAGTGTATTTTTTGCAGTGCTTTATACCAAGGCATTCCGCAGTGAGAAGCTTATAAAGCAACCTGAGAATGTCTATTCCAAATGGCTGAGCATTGCCATCGGGGTTGCTTTTATCCTAAGGGTCTGGATTGGTCTGACTGCTCAAGGCTATCAGAACGACATGAATACCTTTATAGCTTGGGGTCAGCGTATGGTTGATTTAGGTCCAGGCAAGTTTTATGAAGAAGGGTATTTTGCCGATTATCCTCCTGGTTATTTGTACATTTTGTACATTCTTAGTTTTATTCGCGGTGTATTTGGCTTTGCGCATGGTTCGGGTGGAGAGAATCTGCTATTCAAACTGCCAGCGATTATTTCTGATTTGGTATTGGGTTTCTTCATATATAAAATGTCCCGCAAAAAACTCGGCTCAGGGATCGCTTTTGGCTTAACGCTATTATTTCTGTTTAATCCGGCGGTGCTTGTTAATTCAGCGGCGTGGGGACAAGCGGATTCGTTCTTTCTGATTTTCCTGTTGCTCAGTATCCATGGCGCTGCGAACAAAAAGTTTGTTCAATCCGCGATTTTGTTTGCAATAGCAACTTTAATTAAACCACAAGCGTTAATATTCACACCGGTATTATTGTTTGCTTTCTATCATCACCGTGCTTGGAAGCAGCTTGGATTTGGAGCTTTGTACGGATTAGCGATATTCGGATTGCTCGCGGCACCATTTTTCTGGAATAACGGTGGTTTAGTTGGCCTTATTAATCTGTATAAGAGTACGTTATCTTCCTATCCCTATTCTTCTGTGAATGCATTTAATCTATATGCATTGACTGACCCGATGTGGTCATCTCTTGACCTAACTTGGTTAGGTATTACTTACCGTGTATGGGGCTTCATATTTATTTTAGTGGCAGTAGCCATAGCAACCTTTTATTCTTTCAAAAAAGATCGCTTGGATTTATCCAAATCCTACTTTATCGGTATGGCGCTCATTGTAGTAGTTTTTGTGCTTGGAACCAAAATGCATGAACGTTATATGTTCCCTGCTGTTATTCTATGTATGTTCACTTATATAGCGAGTCGGGATCGTAGGTTTTTATTCCTATTCCTTGGATTCAGCTTAACGCAGTATATCAATGTGGCTTATACGTTGACCCATCTAAATGCAGGTGTAAATCCAGGTACAGATGGAATCGTTTTGGTTACTTCTATTGCTAACCTGTCATTATTGCTATACATGCTCTACATCGGTTACGACGTGTATGTTCGTGGGGGAGTAAAGCCTCTTCCAGCACCACCAACACCTGAAGAAAAATATGAAGAAGACCTTAAAGTCGTCGAGCAAATAAGACCGCACCAGAAGGGAGGGAGACTTAAGCGATGA
- a CDS encoding phospholipid carrier-dependent glycosyltransferase, with protein MKFKRIDWICILAITAVYAAIALYNLGSTKSPETLWEPAASGESFYVDLGQSKQLERVNIFGGVGTGKFKLEFSEFPEVWSSPLDVSEDVGNVFIWKSQPLNVAARYVKFTVTSPGFTLNEMAFYEQGGERVPLSIAGVTPDANAVAKRGEPANLFDEQSLIPEYSNFMNSTYFDEIYHARTAYEYTHGIVPYENTHPPLGKLLIAVGMELFGVNPFGWRIIGTLFGIAMLPLIYVMALRLFKKSKYAALATGLFALDFMHFTQTRISTIDVYGVFFIMLMFYFMQRYYTMNFFRQPLRKTLIPLFWSGLFFGIGVASKWIVLYGGAGLAIMLAISLFERYREYKASGRLLAEGKIKDKELLGTCREAVNSFWKNTIITLASCVAFFVIIPVIIYSLSFVPGLSASAEGFTIKGLIDSQKNMYNYHSQLVATHPFASSWWQWPFMKRPVWFFSGSEGLPQGQVSSIVTMGNPLIWWTGIFAMLATLWITLKRKDKTLYMIWIAFFSQYVPWMLVPRETFIYHYFAMVPFMILGIVYIMKLLDSKYPEARYVSYVYVAVALLLFVAFYPVLSGMQVSGDYVKNMLRWFPSWVF; from the coding sequence ATGAAGTTTAAGCGTATAGATTGGATATGTATTCTTGCCATTACTGCCGTTTACGCGGCAATTGCTTTATATAATTTAGGTTCTACTAAATCTCCAGAGACCTTGTGGGAGCCAGCTGCCAGCGGTGAAAGCTTCTATGTAGATCTAGGACAGAGCAAACAATTGGAACGAGTGAATATCTTCGGTGGCGTAGGTACCGGGAAGTTTAAGCTCGAATTCAGTGAATTCCCTGAGGTCTGGAGTAGTCCACTGGATGTAAGCGAGGATGTTGGGAATGTCTTCATCTGGAAAAGCCAACCTCTGAACGTTGCAGCAAGATACGTGAAGTTTACAGTTACATCTCCAGGGTTCACTTTAAATGAAATGGCCTTCTATGAGCAGGGAGGCGAAAGAGTACCTCTTTCTATAGCCGGTGTTACACCGGATGCTAATGCAGTCGCTAAAAGAGGAGAGCCTGCCAATCTTTTTGACGAGCAGTCGCTCATCCCTGAATATTCTAACTTTATGAATAGCACTTATTTTGACGAGATCTACCATGCACGGACAGCTTATGAATATACACACGGGATTGTGCCTTATGAGAACACGCATCCACCACTAGGCAAGCTATTGATCGCAGTAGGGATGGAACTGTTCGGAGTCAATCCTTTCGGCTGGCGTATTATCGGAACATTGTTCGGGATTGCCATGCTGCCTCTCATTTATGTAATGGCACTACGTCTCTTTAAAAAGAGTAAATACGCAGCACTTGCAACTGGATTGTTCGCACTGGATTTCATGCATTTCACACAAACAAGAATCTCTACGATCGATGTATACGGAGTATTCTTCATCATGTTAATGTTTTATTTCATGCAGCGATATTACACTATGAATTTCTTCAGGCAGCCCTTAAGAAAAACACTAATTCCGTTATTCTGGTCCGGTTTATTCTTCGGAATTGGTGTCGCCTCCAAGTGGATTGTACTGTACGGAGGAGCTGGGCTGGCCATTATGCTAGCTATCTCGCTCTTCGAGCGCTACAGAGAATATAAAGCATCGGGACGGTTGCTCGCGGAAGGGAAGATCAAAGACAAGGAACTGCTGGGTACCTGTCGCGAAGCCGTAAATTCGTTCTGGAAGAATACCATTATTACGCTAGCTAGTTGTGTTGCATTCTTCGTAATCATACCGGTCATTATTTATAGTTTATCTTTTGTTCCGGGTTTATCTGCATCCGCAGAGGGCTTTACTATAAAAGGCTTGATTGATTCCCAAAAGAACATGTACAACTATCACAGTCAGCTTGTAGCTACACATCCTTTTGCGTCCTCCTGGTGGCAATGGCCGTTTATGAAGAGACCAGTCTGGTTCTTCAGTGGCAGTGAGGGTTTGCCGCAAGGTCAGGTCAGCAGTATAGTGACTATGGGGAATCCGCTTATCTGGTGGACGGGTATTTTCGCAATGCTGGCAACGCTGTGGATTACACTGAAACGCAAAGATAAGACCCTTTATATGATCTGGATCGCCTTTTTCTCACAATATGTTCCGTGGATGCTTGTCCCAAGGGAAACCTTTATCTACCATTATTTTGCTATGGTGCCTTTTATGATTCTTGGTATTGTATATATAATGAAGTTGCTAGATAGTAAATATCCTGAGGCTCGTTATGTTAGTTATGTCTATGTGGCTGTTGCTTTACTGCTCTTTGTCGCGTTCTACCCTGTCCTGTCAGGGATGCAGGTAAGCGGAGATTATGTGAAGAATATGCTGCGTTGGTTCCCATCTTGGGTTTTCTAA
- a CDS encoding glycosyltransferase family 2 protein: MKARYSVIVPMFNEEQVISVTYERLKKVMDECGDTYELVFVNDGSRDRSAQMIREISDRDECVKLIDFSRNFGHQVAITAGMDYAEGQAVVVIDADLQDPPEVILQMIEKWKEGYDVVYAKRLKRRGETMFKKVTAKIFYRLLSSMTSVDIPTDTGDFRLIDRKVCDVLRGLKEKNRYVRGLVSWVGFKQTMVEYEREERFAGETKYPLKKMIRFALDGITSFSHKPLKIATYVGFFLSFSSFLYLFFVLFQRIFFTSWTVPGWASIVGVNLLFNGIVLMLLGVIGEYIGRIYDESKDRPLYIVSETIGYRNEEEVDRRKDYKDVR; encoded by the coding sequence GTGAAAGCCAGATATAGTGTAATTGTACCCATGTTCAATGAGGAGCAAGTAATTAGCGTTACTTATGAACGTTTGAAAAAAGTAATGGACGAATGCGGCGATACTTATGAGCTAGTCTTCGTAAATGACGGAAGTCGTGATCGTTCGGCCCAGATGATTCGGGAGATCAGTGATCGGGATGAATGCGTCAAGCTAATTGACTTCTCGCGTAATTTCGGACATCAGGTAGCGATTACAGCTGGCATGGACTATGCCGAAGGTCAAGCGGTTGTTGTTATTGACGCTGACCTTCAAGATCCACCGGAGGTCATTTTGCAAATGATCGAGAAGTGGAAAGAGGGTTATGACGTTGTGTATGCGAAGCGGCTGAAGCGCCGTGGAGAAACGATGTTCAAAAAGGTAACGGCCAAGATCTTTTATCGATTGCTCAGCAGCATGACAAGTGTAGACATTCCCACGGACACAGGTGATTTTCGTCTTATTGATCGTAAGGTATGTGATGTCTTGCGAGGTCTCAAGGAAAAAAACCGGTATGTCAGAGGTTTAGTGAGCTGGGTCGGCTTCAAGCAGACGATGGTGGAATATGAGCGAGAAGAACGATTTGCAGGAGAAACTAAGTATCCTCTTAAGAAAATGATTCGTTTTGCGCTGGATGGGATCACTTCCTTTTCGCATAAGCCACTTAAGATTGCTACGTATGTCGGATTCTTTCTTTCCTTCTCGAGCTTTCTCTATTTATTCTTCGTATTGTTTCAAAGAATCTTTTTCACCTCATGGACGGTTCCAGGTTGGGCTTCCATTGTAGGGGTCAATTTGCTCTTTAACGGTATCGTTCTGATGCTGTTAGGTGTAATCGGTGAGTATATTGGACGGATTTATGACGAGTCTAAGGATAGACCGTTGTATATTGTCAGTGAGACCATAGGATATCGTAACGAAGAAGAAGTGGATCGCCGGAAGGATTACAAAGATGTCAGATAA
- a CDS encoding GtrA family protein yields the protein MSDKNFRTAFIQFLKFNAVGLVNTLIDFVIFTLLNSLGMVYALAQVISYSAGTANSFILNKKVTFKDRDRGNKEGFDKTQLLKFIVLNLVVLGISLLLMHLLTDKLGIQVLISKVLVTFVTVIINFFGSRKWVF from the coding sequence ATGTCAGATAAGAACTTTCGGACTGCTTTCATACAGTTTCTCAAATTTAATGCTGTAGGTCTGGTAAATACCCTCATTGATTTCGTAATCTTTACATTACTGAACTCACTTGGGATGGTATATGCGTTGGCACAGGTGATTTCTTATAGTGCTGGGACAGCGAACAGCTTTATTTTGAATAAAAAAGTAACCTTCAAGGATCGTGACCGTGGCAATAAAGAGGGTTTTGATAAGACGCAGTTGCTGAAGTTTATCGTACTGAATCTGGTAGTACTCGGAATATCGCTGTTGCTAATGCATCTGTTGACTGACAAACTAGGCATTCAAGTGTTGATCTCTAAGGTATTAGTAACGTTTGTGACGGTGATTATTAACTTCTTCGGAAGTCGTAAATGGGTATTCTAA
- a CDS encoding class D sortase: MRKFSYVLILAGILIMLYPKANEWYNDWQQDKLLESAELSTSESTPPPDLKSRYAEVTQLLAEESALDAQAQPQETEKPEPEIEVGGKVIALIEIDKIDLKLPVLEGATKANMKHAAAHMKETTPIGEIGNAAIAAHRARTTGRLFNRLNEVVIGDTITVKTSDQTYNYEVYDISVVLPSDVSVLDGNNKDKILTLITCDPLVDPTHRLIVHAKLS, translated from the coding sequence ATGCGTAAATTCTCGTATGTGCTCATACTGGCGGGGATCCTTATCATGCTCTATCCAAAAGCTAACGAATGGTATAACGACTGGCAGCAGGATAAGCTATTAGAATCGGCTGAACTGAGCACCAGTGAAAGTACTCCACCACCTGATCTGAAGAGCAGATATGCCGAGGTCACTCAGCTACTAGCGGAGGAATCAGCTTTAGATGCACAAGCACAGCCGCAAGAAACAGAAAAGCCGGAACCGGAAATTGAAGTGGGTGGCAAAGTTATCGCATTAATTGAGATTGATAAGATCGATCTGAAGCTGCCTGTATTAGAAGGGGCTACTAAAGCGAATATGAAGCATGCCGCGGCCCATATGAAAGAAACAACTCCAATAGGAGAAATAGGGAACGCCGCAATAGCTGCACATAGAGCTAGAACTACGGGCAGATTGTTTAACAGATTGAATGAGGTTGTGATTGGGGATACGATTACGGTAAAGACTAGCGATCAGACTTATAATTACGAGGTTTATGATATTTCTGTTGTACTTCCTAGTGATGTGTCTGTTCTAGACGGGAATAACAAAGATAAAATTCTTACTCTAATTACGTGTGACCCACTAGTAGATCCTACACATCGTTTGATTGTTCATGCCAAACTTTCCTAA
- a CDS encoding transglutaminase-like domain-containing protein, producing the protein MKKVYFMMVALFVLITAVPVSTAQAASVDASWLITSKVAQGVIGINYDIPKDKRIKLMITKDNSSYTYNLYASGQAEDFPLQQGNGTYKVSVLENTTGNKYKALYSEVVDVTMSDSNSVYLGSVQNVKWSSSDKAILKAKELTKGKTTDEEKVKAIYNYVVANVQYDYSLANNVTTDYIPNINNTLNTKKGICYDYASLFAAMLRSVDVPAKLVMGNTSYVTQYHAWNEVLMDGKWVTIDTTVDASSAKSKKNTDFIKASSKYTAAKYY; encoded by the coding sequence GTGAAAAAGGTTTATTTTATGATGGTGGCGCTGTTCGTACTGATTACTGCGGTTCCGGTAAGCACAGCTCAAGCCGCAAGTGTAGATGCAAGCTGGTTGATTACATCGAAAGTGGCTCAAGGTGTTATTGGAATTAACTATGATATTCCGAAAGATAAAAGAATCAAACTCATGATCACTAAAGACAACAGCAGCTATACATATAACTTATATGCTTCTGGACAAGCTGAGGACTTCCCTTTACAACAAGGTAATGGTACTTATAAGGTTTCTGTTCTTGAGAACACAACCGGCAATAAATACAAAGCGTTATATTCCGAAGTAGTAGACGTAACCATGAGTGACTCGAATTCCGTATATTTGGGCTCCGTACAGAATGTGAAATGGAGTTCTTCTGATAAAGCGATCCTTAAGGCCAAAGAGCTTACAAAAGGCAAAACAACAGATGAAGAGAAAGTTAAGGCAATCTATAACTATGTAGTTGCTAATGTACAATACGATTATTCTCTTGCTAATAACGTAACAACAGATTACATTCCGAACATTAACAACACTTTGAATACTAAAAAAGGAATCTGCTATGACTATGCTTCTCTTTTTGCCGCAATGCTGCGTAGTGTAGATGTGCCTGCTAAATTGGTGATGGGGAATACTAGCTACGTTACGCAATACCATGCATGGAATGAAGTGTTGATGGATGGGAAATGGGTTACTATTGATACAACGGTAGATGCATCGTCAGCGAAGAGTAAGAAGAATACGGATTTTATTAAGGCTTCAAGTAAGTATACTGCAGCAAAATACTATTAA